The Dyella caseinilytica genome has a window encoding:
- the trmL gene encoding tRNA (uridine(34)/cytosine(34)/5-carboxymethylaminomethyluridine(34)-2'-O)-methyltransferase TrmL, with protein MLHVILFRPEIPPNTGNVIRLCANTGASLHLIRPLGFELDDTRLRRAGLDYHEYARVSVHDDLDTCLATLKHPRVFALSTRGRTMHVDARFAEGDALLFGCETAGLPDAVLSALPPEQRLRLPMCPDSRSLNLSNSVAVAVYEAWRQLGFPGAKAP; from the coding sequence ATGCTACATGTCATCCTATTCCGCCCCGAAATCCCGCCCAATACCGGCAACGTGATCCGCCTGTGCGCCAATACCGGCGCCAGCCTGCATCTGATCCGCCCGCTGGGCTTTGAACTCGACGATACACGCCTGCGCCGCGCCGGCCTCGATTACCACGAATATGCGCGCGTCAGCGTCCATGACGACCTCGATACCTGCCTGGCCACGCTGAAACATCCGCGCGTGTTCGCCCTTTCCACCCGCGGGCGCACCATGCACGTGGACGCACGCTTTGCCGAAGGCGATGCGCTGCTATTCGGCTGCGAAACAGCCGGACTACCTGACGCGGTACTGTCGGCGTTGCCACCCGAACAGCGGCTGCGCTTGCCGATGTGCCCGGATAGCCGCAGCCTGAATCTGTCTAACAGCGTGGCGGTGGCGGTCTACGAAGCGTGGCGGCAACTTGGCTTTCCGGGCGCCAAAGCGCCCTGA
- a CDS encoding hydrolase has protein sequence METLDPRRTALVLIDLQKGILPFAGGPHNASDVLHKASALIKRFHDLQVPVVLVRVGWSADFGDAPRQLVDQPLPAMTFPPEWWEIPAELGAIDSDIRITKRQWGAFYGTELELQLRRRGIENIVLGGISTNIGVESTARNAWELGFSLIFAEDAMSAASGEQHKFALEHIFPRIGRVRSTAQVLEMLG, from the coding sequence ATGGAAACACTCGATCCGCGCCGTACGGCGCTGGTTCTTATCGATCTGCAGAAGGGTATCCTACCGTTTGCAGGCGGTCCGCATAATGCTTCGGACGTGCTCCACAAGGCGAGCGCGTTGATCAAGCGCTTTCATGATCTGCAGGTGCCGGTGGTACTGGTGCGCGTGGGCTGGTCGGCCGATTTCGGCGATGCGCCGCGCCAGCTGGTGGATCAGCCCCTTCCGGCCATGACGTTCCCGCCGGAGTGGTGGGAGATTCCCGCAGAGCTCGGCGCCATCGACAGCGACATCCGCATCACCAAGCGCCAGTGGGGCGCGTTCTATGGCACCGAGCTGGAATTGCAGCTGCGTCGGCGCGGCATCGAAAACATCGTGCTGGGCGGTATCTCCACCAACATCGGCGTGGAATCCACAGCGCGCAATGCCTGGGAACTCGGTTTCAGCCTGATCTTTGCCGAGGACGCGATGAGCGCGGCCAGCGGTGAACAGCACAAGTTTGCACTGGAGCATATTTTCCCGCGGATTGGTCGGGTGCGTTCGACGGCGCAGGTTTTGGAGATGTTGGGGTGA
- a CDS encoding homoserine kinase: MNASLAVKPPMSPQRLQSASATAFASVGNVGVGFDILGHCIAGASDSVDVRRIDTPTVRIASIDGCVDMLPTDAAQNTAGAALLALRKALGLQHGFELSLHKGIALGSGMGGSAASCVAALVAANALLERPLSRESLYGFAIEGEAVASGGRHGDNVGPMLLGGLALTTRDRLIRVPVPPGWHCALVHPHVVLETRKARAALAGDYALSEFVAQSANLALVLAGCWRGEAELVREGLKDVLIEPRRAPLVPNFARVKQAALDHHAMGASISGGGPSVFGWFEHRVEAEAAAAAMRNAFAEAGLDSDSFVAPVEGPAATLLPAVDAGEHA; this comes from the coding sequence ATGAATGCCTCTCTTGCCGTGAAGCCGCCCATGTCTCCGCAACGCCTGCAATCTGCATCCGCAACCGCTTTTGCCAGCGTGGGCAATGTGGGCGTGGGATTCGACATACTCGGCCACTGCATCGCCGGTGCGTCCGATAGCGTCGACGTGCGCCGCATCGACACGCCGACGGTGCGCATCGCAAGCATCGACGGCTGCGTGGACATGCTTCCCACCGACGCGGCGCAGAACACGGCCGGCGCGGCCTTGCTCGCCTTGCGCAAGGCACTGGGCCTGCAACATGGCTTCGAGCTTTCGCTGCACAAAGGCATCGCGCTGGGCTCAGGCATGGGCGGTTCGGCCGCCTCGTGTGTCGCAGCGCTGGTGGCGGCCAATGCCTTGCTGGAACGGCCGCTGTCGCGCGAGTCGCTGTATGGCTTCGCGATAGAAGGCGAAGCCGTTGCCAGTGGCGGACGCCACGGCGATAACGTCGGACCGATGCTGCTAGGTGGCCTGGCGCTTACCACTCGCGATCGCCTGATCCGCGTCCCCGTGCCGCCGGGCTGGCATTGCGCGCTGGTGCATCCGCATGTGGTGCTGGAAACACGCAAAGCACGCGCCGCGCTCGCGGGCGATTACGCGCTCAGCGAATTCGTTGCGCAATCGGCCAACCTCGCGCTGGTGCTGGCAGGTTGCTGGCGTGGCGAAGCGGAACTGGTGCGTGAAGGCTTGAAAGACGTGCTGATCGAACCGCGCCGGGCGCCACTCGTACCGAACTTTGCCCGCGTGAAACAGGCGGCACTGGATCATCACGCCATGGGCGCAAGCATTTCCGGCGGTGGTCCCAGTGTGTTTGGCTGGTTTGAGCATCGCGTCGAAGCGGAAGCCGCGGCAGCTGCAATGCGCAACGCGTTCGCCGAAGCAGGACTGGATAGCGACAGTTTCGTCGCCCCGGTGGAAGGACCTGCCGCCACGCTGCTGCCGGCTGTCGATGCAGGTGAACACGCATGA
- a CDS encoding TetR/AcrR family transcriptional regulator, translating to MSSQKSSEARRVPQRQRGHERVAALVEAASECFVEKGYEATTMTEVAARAGASIGSLYQFFPTKEVLAQALVEQYSQAVYAELGKLAEQSAKWSTEELAQRLCAFLVTFRKRHPAFVILTESAHAPSVDGLTIRRRVRAELQALLARRAPHRSNDEMHAAAVVVQQIMKAAIAIHTEPGMPGRQAAVTQLQHAMQLYLHDVFGG from the coding sequence ATGTCCTCACAAAAATCAAGTGAAGCCCGTCGTGTTCCGCAGCGCCAGCGCGGCCACGAGCGCGTCGCCGCCCTGGTGGAGGCGGCGTCCGAGTGCTTTGTCGAGAAGGGCTACGAGGCGACCACCATGACCGAAGTGGCGGCGCGGGCGGGTGCGTCTATCGGTTCGCTGTATCAGTTCTTCCCGACCAAGGAAGTGCTGGCGCAAGCACTGGTCGAGCAATACTCACAGGCGGTGTATGCCGAACTGGGAAAGCTCGCCGAGCAATCCGCAAAGTGGAGCACGGAAGAACTGGCGCAACGGCTTTGCGCTTTCCTGGTCACGTTCCGCAAGCGTCACCCGGCATTCGTGATCTTGACGGAATCGGCACACGCGCCATCGGTGGATGGCTTGACCATCCGGCGGCGCGTGCGCGCGGAACTGCAAGCGCTGCTGGCACGCCGCGCACCGCATCGCTCAAACGACGAGATGCATGCGGCAGCGGTCGTCGTTCAACAAATAATGAAAGCAGCGATTGCCATTCACACCGAACCCGGCATGCCCGGACGTCAGGCTGCAGTGACGCAACTGCAACACGCCATGCAGCTTTATCTGCATGACGTGTTCGGCGGGTAG
- the thrC gene encoding threonine synthase, with the protein MTPALRYPSTRGTSPAATLSEAIAAGLAPDGGLYVPERLPTRDVKDFNPDGTLADTAATLLAPFFAGDSLASALPAICAEALTFPSPLRALPQHPKTSVLELFHGPTAAFKDVGARFLAACLRRLRGDSAQHLTILVATSGDTGAAVGAAFHQQPGIEVVILYPDGRVSPRQAHQLGCFGGNVQALRVQGRFDDCQRMVKAALNDTALQAQSPLSSANSISLGRLLPQMSYYAHAAVAWWRGHREALNLIIPTGNLGNALAAVWVREMGLPIGQIRLACNANATLPDFFGGSEYTPRQAVATLANAMDVGAPSNFERLRWTFPQADALRAQLQAQSVDDRTISATIALHAREHGEVFCPHTATAMHVLDTLRAGGDTLPWAVVATAHPAKFESVVEPLIGRAVEVPASLAAMLQRSASAEPLDAEDGALRGWLLAHADESTAVLPAV; encoded by the coding sequence ATGACCCCAGCCTTGCGATATCCAAGCACCCGCGGCACCAGCCCTGCCGCCACGCTCAGCGAGGCGATTGCCGCCGGGCTCGCACCGGATGGCGGCCTGTATGTACCGGAACGTTTGCCAACACGCGATGTGAAGGACTTCAATCCTGATGGCACGCTGGCCGACACGGCCGCGACCTTGCTGGCGCCCTTCTTTGCGGGCGACTCGTTGGCGTCAGCGCTACCCGCCATCTGCGCAGAAGCCTTGACGTTTCCATCCCCTTTGCGTGCCTTGCCGCAGCATCCGAAGACCTCGGTGCTGGAGCTGTTTCACGGTCCCACTGCCGCGTTCAAGGATGTCGGCGCGCGCTTTCTCGCTGCCTGCCTGCGACGCTTGCGCGGAGACAGTGCCCAACACCTGACGATTCTGGTGGCAACGTCCGGCGATACCGGTGCGGCGGTGGGCGCAGCATTTCATCAACAGCCCGGCATCGAAGTCGTCATCCTGTATCCCGATGGCCGCGTGTCGCCACGCCAAGCCCATCAACTCGGCTGCTTTGGCGGCAACGTGCAGGCGCTGCGCGTGCAGGGCCGCTTCGACGATTGCCAACGCATGGTGAAAGCCGCGTTGAACGATACCGCCCTGCAGGCACAATCACCGCTCTCCTCCGCCAACAGCATCAGCCTCGGGCGCCTGCTGCCGCAAATGAGCTACTACGCGCATGCTGCTGTGGCATGGTGGCGCGGACATCGCGAAGCACTGAACCTGATCATTCCCACCGGCAATCTCGGCAATGCATTGGCCGCGGTGTGGGTACGCGAAATGGGCTTGCCGATCGGGCAAATCCGTCTGGCCTGCAATGCCAACGCCACCCTGCCCGACTTCTTCGGTGGCAGCGAATACACGCCGCGCCAAGCCGTCGCCACGCTGGCCAACGCCATGGACGTGGGTGCTCCCAGCAATTTCGAGCGCCTGCGCTGGACGTTTCCGCAAGCCGACGCGCTGCGTGCGCAACTGCAGGCACAGAGCGTAGACGACCGCACCATCAGCGCCACCATCGCCCTGCACGCACGTGAGCATGGCGAAGTATTTTGTCCCCACACCGCTACGGCGATGCATGTGCTGGACACGCTGCGCGCCGGCGGCGACACATTGCCGTGGGCGGTCGTTGCGACAGCGCATCCGGCGAAATTCGAAAGCGTGGTGGAGCCGTTGATCGGTCGTGCCGTGGAGGTTCCAGCGTCGCTGGCAGCGATGCTGCAGCGGTCTGCCTCGGCCGAACCGCTGGATGCGGAAGATGGCGCATTGCGCGGTTGGTTGCTGGCGCACGCGGATGAGAGTACTGCGGTGTTGCCTGCGGTCTAA
- a CDS encoding DUF4156 domain-containing protein, with protein sequence MRKTLLLLVPAVLLGGCTWGINPDPGSNNVRTVWSGDVSGCRDLGKITVSVMDHVGPFDRNDIKVRDELQVQARNSAASMHADTIKPLADPVDGSQPWEAYYCGNHMPGPPPPPPIQGSPQAQPPSSQPPQPPAQQGGGFQTYPTKGG encoded by the coding sequence ATGCGCAAGACCCTGCTGTTGCTCGTACCCGCGGTGCTGCTCGGCGGCTGTACCTGGGGCATCAATCCTGATCCGGGATCGAACAACGTACGCACGGTATGGTCGGGCGATGTTTCCGGGTGCCGCGATCTGGGCAAGATCACTGTTTCGGTGATGGATCACGTGGGGCCGTTCGACCGTAACGACATCAAGGTGCGCGATGAGCTGCAGGTGCAGGCACGCAACAGCGCCGCCAGCATGCATGCGGACACCATCAAGCCGCTGGCCGATCCGGTCGACGGCTCGCAGCCGTGGGAGGCTTATTACTGCGGTAATCACATGCCGGGGCCGCCACCGCCGCCGCCGATCCAGGGCAGCCCGCAAGCGCAGCCGCCGTCATCCCAGCCACCTCAGCCGCCGGCGCAGCAGGGTGGCGGGTTCCAGACCTATCCGACCAAGGGTGGCTGA
- a CDS encoding bifunctional 2',3'-cyclic-nucleotide 2'-phosphodiesterase/3'-nucleotidase, giving the protein MPLRSCRLTALFSAVLLAACASQPHPAAQPQALPQGLRADVAVLETTDIHSNILSYDYYKQKADPTLGFERTVTLIRKARGQFTNSFLFDAGDTIQGSVLADYQAQVQKIGCDQELAVYKSMDAIGYDGGTIGNHEFNYGLPYLSQVTGTPMNVEGTSAQRCTGPHYPLVLANVNSVRDGKPIFKPWTIIDRKIAAYTPDGSQLSVPLKIAIIGFAPPPIMQWDKQNLQGKVTVTGVVEAAQKYLPEIQAQHPDLVIAILHGGMNNAPYTPDMENGGWYLAGVPGIDVLLMGHEHTDFPGPRFAHMQDVDDEHGFVRGVPAVMGGFFGKDLGVIRLALVRQQDHWVIDKSKTFSQVWPICPPTMVNGKPTVSPSNCVPADPQIPLVVGKVQQAAIDYVNTPIGQSNVRMSSYFADEGDMSALAPVNAAQIDYAQQALPSAHPELANTPVLGSAAAFRTGFGGPDDYTDVMPGPLTLRSAADLYFYPNTLSAVKIDGKGLKAWLEQSAQRFNRINPNATGEQQLINDKYVGYNFDQIQGGIAYIIDVSKPAGERIVKLTYRGKPITTAQTFVVVTNNYRASGGGHFPGLDGNNIVLAAPDGTREILARWLQKHPSLVAKDLPRASWHFAKLKTHGPVVFTSASDKQAVAETDGLHNIKQVRDNGDGTAVYAIDLSH; this is encoded by the coding sequence ATGCCCCTTCGTTCTTGCCGCCTTACTGCTCTGTTTTCCGCCGTTCTGCTGGCCGCCTGCGCCAGCCAGCCGCATCCCGCCGCCCAGCCCCAGGCGTTGCCCCAGGGCCTGCGCGCCGATGTAGCGGTGCTGGAAACCACGGACATCCACTCGAACATCCTCAGCTACGACTACTACAAGCAGAAAGCGGACCCGACCCTGGGCTTCGAGCGCACCGTGACCCTGATCCGTAAGGCGCGGGGTCAGTTCACCAACAGCTTCCTGTTCGACGCAGGCGACACCATCCAGGGCAGCGTGCTAGCCGACTACCAGGCTCAGGTACAGAAGATCGGCTGCGACCAGGAGCTTGCGGTCTACAAGAGCATGGATGCCATCGGCTACGACGGAGGCACCATCGGCAATCATGAATTCAATTACGGCCTGCCCTACCTGTCGCAGGTCACCGGCACGCCGATGAATGTAGAGGGCACCAGCGCGCAGCGCTGCACAGGCCCGCACTATCCGCTGGTGCTTGCCAACGTAAACAGCGTTCGCGACGGCAAGCCGATCTTCAAGCCGTGGACGATCATCGACCGCAAGATCGCCGCCTACACACCCGATGGCAGCCAGCTCAGCGTCCCGTTGAAGATCGCCATCATCGGCTTCGCGCCACCACCGATCATGCAGTGGGACAAGCAAAACCTGCAGGGCAAGGTGACCGTCACTGGCGTGGTGGAAGCCGCACAGAAGTATCTGCCGGAAATCCAGGCGCAACATCCGGATCTGGTCATTGCGATCCTGCACGGCGGCATGAACAACGCACCCTATACGCCCGACATGGAAAACGGCGGCTGGTATCTGGCCGGCGTACCGGGCATCGATGTGTTGTTGATGGGTCACGAACATACCGACTTCCCCGGCCCGCGCTTTGCACACATGCAGGATGTCGATGACGAGCATGGTTTCGTGCGCGGCGTGCCTGCCGTGATGGGTGGATTCTTCGGCAAGGATCTGGGCGTGATTCGCCTCGCGTTGGTGCGCCAGCAGGATCACTGGGTGATCGATAAGAGCAAGACCTTCAGCCAGGTCTGGCCGATCTGTCCGCCGACGATGGTCAACGGCAAACCAACCGTATCGCCATCCAACTGCGTGCCGGCTGATCCGCAGATCCCGCTGGTGGTCGGCAAAGTGCAGCAGGCGGCGATCGATTACGTGAACACCCCGATCGGGCAAAGCAATGTGCGCATGAGCAGCTACTTTGCCGACGAAGGCGACATGAGCGCACTGGCGCCGGTGAATGCCGCGCAGATTGATTACGCGCAGCAGGCGCTGCCTTCCGCGCATCCAGAACTGGCCAATACGCCGGTGCTGGGTTCGGCCGCTGCATTTCGCACTGGCTTCGGTGGTCCCGACGACTACACCGATGTCATGCCCGGCCCGCTCACGCTGCGCAGTGCGGCAGATCTGTACTTCTATCCGAACACGCTCAGCGCAGTGAAGATCGATGGCAAAGGTTTGAAAGCATGGCTGGAGCAATCCGCTCAGCGTTTCAACCGCATCAATCCGAATGCGACCGGCGAGCAACAGCTGATCAATGACAAGTACGTCGGCTACAACTTCGACCAGATCCAAGGCGGTATTGCGTACATCATCGATGTGTCCAAACCGGCCGGCGAACGCATCGTGAAGCTGACCTATCGCGGCAAACCCATTACAACGGCGCAGACTTTTGTGGTCGTGACCAACAACTACCGTGCCAGCGGCGGTGGTCATTTCCCTGGACTGGACGGCAACAATATCGTGCTGGCCGCACCGGATGGCACACGCGAGATTCTGGCGCGCTGGCTGCAGAAACATCCGTCGCTCGTTGCCAAGGATCTGCCGCGTGCTTCATGGCACTTCGCCAAGCTAAAGACGCATGGTCCCGTGGTATTCACCTCAGCCAGCGACAAGCAGGCCGTGGCCGAAACCGATGGACTTCACAACATCAAGCAAGTGCGCGACAACGGCGACGGCACCGCGGTATACGCGATCGACCTCTCACACTGA
- a CDS encoding LTA synthase family protein codes for MSLISFRASRNRTTMVCALAFFAICVWFTAWQEPLLEQRGFVFALMLCVFGASLFVFARLAFALVFSGGLFLLLRAITVLKEEYLESPLMPADFVYYVRSSLFETLRRYPNIYSVGISVGIAVPIVLWLAWHCDRRRFATLRALPQAALRIGGIALCALAFWLCLLPSGPFAKVHARGAWEKMSDDADLTNFFVNLRDSSVHIPAMADDAAAERDWQATAAGIPGTTDPSQYPDIIQVLEESTFNPANFTHCTVPACDVAMLKADAQTRGTGVMRVHTFGGGTWVSEFAALTGMPQDIFGPGGMYAPYVLAPHVHDSLPQQLRRLGYLTVAIYPTHGEFLNGRDAYKAYGVDNFYGAGELGLDDWDETDAQMFAAAKQVYDKLKKPGQPVFMMILTINQHGPHDDPMSTLPKPFQNLLQGLPDATALNFDTYLQRLHDSDVAMKGLEHDFLDRTQPTVLVHFGDHQPSFDDLMRTLPRTWPPELVPYQDYLTYYMIKSNVPGPGLPTYPMMDIAHLPGMVLKAAGLPMDSYFSALSSLRERCNGLYADCADKDLVKSYYAWIFNRLHVYQ; via the coding sequence ATGTCGTTGATTTCGTTTCGCGCTTCGCGAAACCGCACCACTATGGTTTGCGCATTGGCCTTCTTCGCCATTTGCGTCTGGTTTACCGCTTGGCAGGAACCGCTCCTGGAGCAGCGCGGCTTTGTGTTCGCGTTGATGCTGTGCGTGTTCGGCGCATCGCTGTTCGTGTTTGCGCGGTTGGCGTTTGCGCTGGTTTTCAGCGGCGGCCTGTTCCTGCTGCTGCGCGCGATCACCGTGCTCAAGGAGGAGTACTTGGAATCCCCGCTGATGCCGGCGGATTTCGTCTACTACGTGCGCTCCAGCCTGTTCGAGACACTGCGGCGTTACCCGAATATCTACAGCGTCGGCATCAGCGTGGGCATCGCCGTGCCCATCGTGTTGTGGCTGGCCTGGCATTGCGATCGTCGCCGCTTTGCCACATTGCGCGCATTGCCCCAAGCCGCGCTGCGCATCGGTGGTATTGCCCTGTGCGCCCTCGCGTTCTGGCTCTGCCTGCTTCCTTCCGGCCCGTTTGCAAAAGTGCATGCACGTGGCGCGTGGGAAAAAATGTCCGATGACGCGGACCTCACCAATTTCTTCGTAAACCTGCGCGATTCGAGCGTGCATATACCCGCCATGGCCGATGACGCTGCTGCCGAACGCGACTGGCAAGCAACGGCTGCGGGCATACCAGGAACCACGGATCCCAGCCAATATCCCGACATCATTCAGGTGCTGGAAGAGAGCACATTCAACCCCGCCAACTTCACGCATTGCACGGTGCCCGCGTGCGACGTGGCGATGCTCAAGGCAGACGCGCAAACACGCGGTACCGGTGTGATGCGTGTGCATACCTTCGGTGGTGGCACGTGGGTCAGTGAATTCGCTGCGCTGACCGGTATGCCGCAGGATATCTTCGGGCCCGGCGGCATGTACGCGCCTTACGTGCTTGCGCCGCATGTACACGATTCGCTGCCGCAGCAACTGCGCCGGCTTGGCTATCTCACCGTGGCCATCTACCCCACGCACGGTGAATTTCTCAATGGCCGCGATGCGTACAAGGCCTATGGCGTCGATAACTTCTACGGCGCCGGCGAGCTGGGCCTCGACGATTGGGATGAAACCGATGCGCAGATGTTCGCCGCTGCCAAGCAGGTGTACGACAAGCTGAAGAAGCCTGGGCAACCGGTCTTCATGATGATCCTCACGATCAATCAGCACGGCCCGCACGACGATCCGATGTCGACCCTGCCCAAGCCGTTCCAGAACCTGCTGCAAGGCTTGCCCGATGCGACGGCACTGAACTTCGACACCTACCTGCAGCGCCTGCATGATTCCGATGTGGCGATGAAGGGGTTGGAGCATGATTTCCTCGATCGCACACAACCGACTGTGCTGGTGCACTTCGGTGATCATCAGCCTTCATTCGATGATCTGATGCGTACGCTGCCGCGCACGTGGCCGCCGGAGCTGGTGCCGTATCAGGATTATCTGACGTATTACATGATCAAGAGCAATGTGCCTGGCCCGGGGCTGCCAACGTATCCCATGATGGATATCGCGCATTTGCCTGGCATGGTGCTGAAGGCGGCGGGGTTGCCGATGGATTCGTATTTCTCGGCGTTGTCGTCACTGCGTGAGCGGTGTAATGGTTTGTA
- a CDS encoding ubiquinone biosynthesis accessory factor UbiJ, whose protein sequence is MTAASPQNLLPQPLRKLAGRALETALNHALSLDPDTKAKLATLDGRSVQLQLRGVELALAITVEQGRLKVGPAPESSDLRVAATPGSLLSMLFRRGDDGMAPGKVEIAGDAELARRLEKLASGFAPDFEEAFARTFGDVIGVPMAKAVREGLVHARETASHLSQDGADWLRDEAQMALAPGEVESFLDDVDALRERTERLEARLARLERRRGSNP, encoded by the coding sequence ATGACTGCTGCCTCTCCCCAAAACCTGCTCCCGCAGCCGCTGCGCAAGCTCGCGGGCCGCGCGCTGGAAACTGCGCTCAATCACGCGCTGTCGCTCGATCCCGATACGAAAGCCAAGCTGGCCACACTCGACGGCCGCAGCGTGCAGTTGCAGCTGCGCGGTGTCGAACTGGCGCTGGCCATCACCGTGGAACAAGGCCGTTTGAAAGTCGGCCCTGCCCCGGAGTCGAGCGACCTGCGTGTCGCCGCCACACCAGGCAGCCTGCTGTCGATGCTGTTTCGCCGCGGCGACGACGGCATGGCGCCAGGCAAGGTGGAGATCGCAGGCGACGCGGAACTGGCACGCCGGCTGGAAAAACTCGCCAGCGGCTTTGCCCCCGATTTCGAGGAAGCCTTCGCGCGCACGTTCGGCGACGTGATCGGCGTACCGATGGCCAAGGCGGTGCGCGAAGGTCTGGTGCATGCGCGTGAAACCGCATCCCATCTGAGTCAGGATGGCGCCGACTGGCTGCGCGACGAAGCACAGATGGCGCTGGCGCCCGGCGAAGTCGAGAGCTTTCTCGATGATGTCGACGCGCTTCGCGAACGCACCGAACGACTGGAAGCGCGGCTCGCGCGCCTGGAGCGTCGACGGGGATCGAATCCGTGA
- a CDS encoding homoserine dehydrogenase: MDSCASLIAEHPHRLPPLQAAGSRRRTLAIGLIGPGRVGSVLLAQLRAAQERLAREAGLELMLCGVAASRRMWLDCDDPELNAQHDAQTWRPTDLDQFAAHIRGESQRHAMLIDCSASDAVASQYPYWLASGLHVVTPSKLASSGPLSRWQSIRAASQHGGRFRYEATVCAGLPVVQTLRDLLDTGDQLLSVEGMFSGTLAWLCCQYDGKRPFSALVREAHALGYTEPDPRDDLSGMDVARKLVILAREAGWPLSLHDVAVESLVPAELSDLPLDDFMARLDELDAPMAQRLAAAQAHHGVLRHVASLDRDGRAQVGLQPLAASHAFAHTRLTDNIVQFRTQRYCDNPLLVQGPGAGPEVTAAGIFADLLRIAESLEVRA; the protein is encoded by the coding sequence ATGGATAGCTGTGCATCACTCATCGCCGAACATCCGCACCGACTTCCCCCTTTGCAGGCAGCCGGTTCGCGCCGTCGAACCCTGGCGATCGGTCTGATTGGCCCTGGACGGGTGGGCAGCGTGCTGCTGGCGCAGTTGCGCGCCGCCCAGGAGCGGCTGGCACGCGAAGCAGGCCTGGAGCTGATGCTCTGCGGTGTCGCCGCCAGCCGCCGCATGTGGCTGGATTGCGACGATCCCGAACTCAACGCGCAGCACGATGCACAAACCTGGCGGCCGACCGATCTGGATCAATTCGCCGCGCACATCCGTGGCGAGAGTCAGCGTCACGCGATGCTGATCGATTGCAGCGCCAGTGACGCGGTGGCTTCGCAATACCCCTACTGGCTTGCCTCCGGCCTGCACGTGGTGACGCCAAGCAAGCTGGCCAGCAGCGGCCCGCTGTCGCGCTGGCAGTCGATCCGCGCGGCGAGCCAGCATGGGGGGCGGTTTCGCTACGAAGCCACGGTCTGCGCCGGCTTACCGGTAGTACAGACGCTGCGTGACCTGCTCGATACCGGCGACCAGCTGCTTTCGGTGGAAGGCATGTTTTCTGGCACGTTGGCCTGGCTGTGTTGCCAATACGACGGCAAACGCCCCTTCTCCGCCCTGGTGCGCGAGGCGCATGCGCTGGGCTACACCGAGCCCGATCCGCGCGACGATCTTTCCGGCATGGACGTCGCGCGCAAGCTGGTGATCCTGGCGCGCGAAGCCGGCTGGCCGCTATCCCTGCACGATGTCGCGGTGGAAAGCCTGGTGCCCGCCGAGCTGTCCGACTTGCCGCTGGATGATTTCATGGCCCGGCTGGACGAACTGGACGCGCCGATGGCGCAGCGTCTGGCCGCCGCACAAGCCCATCACGGGGTATTGCGCCACGTCGCCAGCCTTGATCGCGACGGCCGCGCCCAGGTCGGCTTGCAGCCGCTGGCCGCGTCACATGCCTTCGCGCATACGCGGCTGACGGATAACATCGTGCAGTTCCGCACCCAACGCTACTGCGATAATCCATTGCTGGTGCAGGGTCCCGGCGCCGGTCCGGAAGTGACGGCCGCAGGGATCTTTGCCGATCTACTACGCATCGCCGAATCACTGGAGGTGCGCGCATGA